One genomic region from Hoeflea algicola encodes:
- a CDS encoding DUF938 domain-containing protein, whose product MSSQDQKLSSPSALRNRGPISDLLRHVLPKTGTVLEIASGSGEHVIHFASLLPKLIWQPSDPSPEARASIQEWVTSEATTNVLFPLDIDASSPTWPIERADAMIAINMVHISPWSATQGLLAGAGKLLPSGGVLVLYGPYRREGQPLVPSNLDFDASLRARNPAWGIRLLEDVESLAKQSGLALTSVTEMPANNLGVVFTRQ is encoded by the coding sequence ATGTCATCGCAAGACCAGAAACTCTCCAGCCCGTCGGCGCTGCGCAACCGCGGCCCGATCTCTGATCTGCTGCGTCATGTGTTGCCCAAAACCGGAACGGTTCTCGAGATTGCCAGCGGCTCCGGCGAGCATGTCATCCATTTCGCAAGCCTGCTTCCGAAGCTGATCTGGCAACCCTCCGATCCGTCACCTGAGGCCCGCGCCTCGATTCAGGAGTGGGTAACATCGGAAGCCACAACCAACGTGCTCTTCCCGCTCGATATCGACGCATCAAGCCCGACCTGGCCAATAGAGCGGGCGGACGCGATGATTGCCATCAACATGGTTCACATCAGCCCGTGGTCGGCCACACAAGGCTTGCTAGCGGGCGCGGGCAAGCTGCTGCCAAGCGGCGGTGTGCTGGTGCTTTACGGCCCCTACCGACGCGAAGGCCAGCCGCTCGTTCCAAGCAATCTCGACTTTGACGCAAGCCTGCGCGCCCGAAACCCCGCCTGGGGCATCCGCCTGCTCGAGGATGTGGAAAGCCTGGCCAAACAATCCGGACTGGCGCTGACCTCCGTCACCGAGATGCCCGCCAACAATCTCGGCGTGGTTTTCACGCGGCAGTAA
- a CDS encoding PaaX family transcriptional regulator C-terminal domain-containing protein, with amino-acid sequence MRPDPIARAIAARLTALQASQRLSAWSLIVTFLGDAIGPRGGEVSAAAVQVLMARLGIDHGAVRTAVSRLAADGWIERTREGRNSFYRLSPGVAQTVLEAEQRIYAGTSLLAADTPRSLIIAGQPLAETQTTELDRLGALALGDRVFLCFTPAQDALAALPGTEVSGADISSFIPSPLVQDRLRAARLANEFSALSAAYRPILKALEKVSSLDPEDAITLRCLMIHEWRRMALRVLAIPADLAPKDDAEPEARALIARIYRELLAPSERWLDSHAATACGSLPPAHPRLALRFETA; translated from the coding sequence ATGCGACCCGATCCGATCGCCCGCGCCATTGCTGCCCGTCTGACTGCGCTGCAAGCTTCGCAGCGGCTGTCGGCGTGGTCGCTGATCGTCACTTTTCTGGGTGACGCCATCGGCCCCCGCGGCGGCGAGGTGTCGGCGGCGGCGGTGCAGGTGCTGATGGCGCGGCTTGGCATCGACCACGGCGCGGTTCGCACCGCGGTTTCCCGGCTCGCGGCCGATGGCTGGATCGAACGCACCCGCGAGGGCCGCAACAGCTTCTACCGGCTCTCGCCCGGCGTTGCCCAAACCGTGCTTGAGGCCGAGCAGCGGATCTATGCCGGCACGTCGCTACTGGCCGCGGATACGCCGCGATCGCTGATCATTGCCGGCCAACCGCTGGCCGAGACGCAAACAACTGAGCTCGACCGCCTTGGCGCACTGGCTCTTGGCGACCGCGTGTTTTTGTGTTTCACCCCTGCGCAAGATGCTCTGGCAGCCCTGCCGGGCACCGAGGTGAGCGGTGCGGACATATCATCCTTCATTCCGTCACCTTTGGTGCAGGACCGGCTGCGCGCCGCCCGCCTTGCCAATGAATTTTCGGCCCTTAGCGCGGCCTACCGGCCAATCCTCAAAGCGCTCGAGAAGGTATCCTCACTCGATCCGGAAGACGCGATCACCTTGCGTTGCCTGATGATCCATGAATGGCGGCGGATGGCGCTGCGGGTGCTCGCCATTCCCGCCGATCTTGCACCTAAGGACGATGCCGAACCCGAAGCCCGGGCGCTGATTGCCCGTATCTACCGAGAACTGCTGGCGCCATCGGAGCGCTGGCTCGACAGCCATGCCGCGACAGCCTGCGGGTCCCTGCCGCCCGCCCATCCGCGGCTTGCCCTGCGTTTCGAGACCGCTTAG
- the paaA gene encoding 1,2-phenylacetyl-CoA epoxidase subunit PaaA, whose product MYSQGLIGADSSTTESEEFLAAFQARIDREEKIEPNDPMPEGYRRTLVRQIGQHAHSEIVGMLPEGNWITRAPSLRRKIALLAKVQDEGGHGLYLYSAAETLGVSREQMTEELLSGKAKYSSIFNYPTLTWADIGAVGWLVDGAAIMNQIPLCRCSYGPYARAMIRVCKEESFHQRQGYEIMMTLARGSEEQKELAQDALNRWWWPSLMMFGPSDSESTNSDQSMKWKIKRFSNDELRQKFITATVPQAEFIGLTMPDPELKWNEAKQAYDHGEIDWAEFKAVVRGDGQMNRDRLRDRNKAWDDGAWVREAALAHARERAENQQIPQEAAE is encoded by the coding sequence ATGTACAGTCAGGGCCTGATCGGCGCGGATTCGAGCACCACGGAATCGGAGGAGTTTCTCGCCGCATTCCAGGCGCGGATTGACCGCGAGGAAAAGATCGAACCCAACGACCCGATGCCTGAAGGCTATCGCCGCACGCTGGTGCGCCAGATCGGTCAGCACGCGCATTCGGAAATCGTCGGCATGCTGCCTGAAGGAAACTGGATCACCCGCGCTCCGTCGCTCAGACGCAAAATAGCATTGCTGGCCAAGGTCCAGGATGAGGGCGGCCACGGGCTCTATCTCTATTCCGCTGCCGAGACGCTGGGCGTTTCCCGCGAGCAGATGACCGAGGAACTCTTGTCCGGCAAGGCCAAATATTCGTCGATCTTCAACTATCCGACGCTGACCTGGGCCGATATCGGCGCCGTCGGCTGGCTGGTCGATGGGGCGGCGATCATGAACCAGATCCCGCTCTGCCGCTGCTCCTACGGGCCTTACGCCCGCGCCATGATCCGCGTCTGCAAGGAAGAAAGCTTTCACCAGCGCCAGGGTTACGAAATCATGATGACGCTGGCCCGTGGCTCGGAAGAGCAGAAGGAACTGGCCCAGGACGCGCTTAACCGCTGGTGGTGGCCGTCGCTGATGATGTTCGGGCCCTCCGACAGCGAAAGCACCAATTCCGACCAGTCGATGAAATGGAAGATCAAGCGTTTTTCCAATGACGAGCTGCGGCAGAAATTCATCACCGCCACCGTGCCGCAAGCCGAGTTCATCGGGCTCACCATGCCCGACCCGGAGCTGAAATGGAACGAGGCCAAACAGGCCTATGACCATGGCGAGATCGACTGGGCCGAATTCAAGGCGGTGGTCAGGGGCGACGGTCAGATGAACCGCGACCGGCTGCGCGACCGCAACAAGGCCTGGGACGACGGCGCCTGGGTGCGTGAAGCTGCACTTGCTCATGCCCGCGAACGCGCTGAAAACCAACAGATCCCGCAGGAGGCCGCCGAATGA